One genomic segment of Hyla sarda isolate aHylSar1 unplaced genomic scaffold, aHylSar1.hap1 scaffold_441, whole genome shotgun sequence includes these proteins:
- the SMPD1 gene encoding sphingomyelin phosphodiesterase, whose protein sequence is MTHRMLWYIGGLLALLVVWPYSTGQGPLMDMRYGWSNVTCSTCKALVIALDISLQVESNMELVAEVAVKVCKTLHLEEEGVCQQVVELFKHEMITAWVMSVLRPSEVCGLLLGRDCGHWDIGSEWNITLPPVPKPPAHPPVPPQPGSPVSRVLFLTDIHWDHSYSPGSPATCKEPLCCRNHSTSSSHNPSGYWGEYSTCDLPLHTIESLLQHVSTNGPFERVYWTGDIPAHNVWEQTRSQQLGALTIITGLIKKYLGPVPVYPAVGNHESAPVNSFPPPSVYGNLSSGWLYHAMAQEWQGWLPHPALETLRTAGFYTTRIAPGLRLVSLNMNFCAIENFWLLINYTDPAGQLQWLVGVLQDAENNHEKVHIIGHIPPGLCLKSWSWNYYRIVSRYEGTIAAQFFGHTHLDEFEIFYDEETLSRPLSVAFIAPSVTTFINLNPGFRVYLVDGEYPESSHVVLDHETYILNLTEANKKPQEKPQWILLYSALRTYGMKSAYPSDWEDLVQRFLRDDQLFQTFWYLYHKGHVGEVCQESCKTGVICALRTGRSSDLRLCKDLDVYGKPAQKRKSLC, encoded by the exons GTGGAGAGTAACATGGAGCTGGTGGCGGAGGTGGCGGTGAAGGTGTGTAAGACGTTACACCTGGAGGAGGAGGGAGTCTGTCAGCAGGTGGTGGAGCTCTTTAAGCATGAGATGATCACTGCCTGGGTTATGTCGGTCCTCCGCCCATCCGAGGTTTGTGGGCTTCTTTTGGGCCGTGACTGTGGACACTGGGACATCGGCTCAGAATGGAATATTACCCTCCCACCAGTGCCAAAACCCCCAGCACACCCACCTGTCCCACCCCAGCCGGGGTCCCCTGTCTCTCGGGTGCTGTTCCTCACAGACATTCACTGGGACCACAGCTATTCTCCTGGGTCCCCCGCTACCTGTAAGGAGCCACTCTGCTGCCGTAACCACTCCACTTCAAGTAGTCACAACCCCTCCGGATACTGGGGCGAGTACAGCACCTGTGACCTTCCTCTGCACACCATCGAGTCTCTGCTCCAGCACGTGTCCACCAATGGACCGTTTGAGCGGGTGTACTGGACGGGCGACATACCAGCTCACAATGTGTGGGAACAGACGCGGTCACAACAGCTGGGGGCCCTCACTATTATTACTGGCCTGATAAAGAAGTATTTGGGCCCAGTACCTGTATACCCAGCGGTGGGAAACCATGAAAGTGCCCCCGTCAACAGCTTCCCACCCCCCTCAGTGTATGGAAACCTTTCCTCCGGATGGCTCTACCACGCCATGGCACAGGAATGGCAAGGTTGGCTGCCGCACCCTGCACTGGAGACGCTCAG GACCGCAGGTTTTTACACCACCAGGATTGCACCAGGCTTACGCTTGGTTTCTCTTAACATGAACTTTTGCGCCATTGAGAATTTCTGGCTTCTGATCAACTATACAGACCCGGCGGGGCAGCTGCAGTGGTTGGTGGGGGTCCTGCAGGATGCCGAGAACAACCACGAGAAG GTGCACATTATCGGGCACATCCCCCCGGGGCTCTGCCTGAAGAGCTGGAGCTGGAATTATTACCGAATTGTTAGCAG GTATGAGGGCACCATCGCTGCCCAGTTCTTCGGACATACGCACTTGGATGAGTTTGAGATCTTCTATGATGAAGAGACATTGTCCAGACCGCTGTCTGTGGCCTTTATTGCACCAAGCGTCACCACCTTCATCAATCTGAACCCAG GCTTCCGTGTGTACCTGGTGGACGGGGAGTACCCAGAGAGCTCACACGTGGTATTGGACCACGAGACCTACATCCTAAACCTGACTGAAGCCAATAAGAAGCCGCAGGAGAAGCCTCAATGGATCCTCCTGTACAGCGCCCTCCGCACCTACGGGATGAAATCTGCCTATCCATCTGACTGGGAGGACCTGGTGCAGAGGTTCCTCCGGGACGACCAACTGTTCCAGACCTTCTGGTATCTCTACCACAAGGGCCACGTGGGTGAAGTCTGCCAGGAGTCATGTAAGACTGGTGTCATCTGTGCCCTGCGTACAGGGAGATCCAGTGACCTCAGACTATGTAAAGATCTGGATGTCTATGGGAAACCGGCCCAGAAAAGGAAATCTCTCTGCTGA